From the genome of Leishmania major strain Friedlin complete genome, chromosome 35:
TGACATTTCCGCGCATGTGAGCGACATTACTGAGGTAAAGTCGTTGGTGGCGGAGAACAACGCGCAATCACGTCCAAAGCTCCGGCTGAACCAGCGCGACTTTCTCAACCATGCGTTCGACGCTCTaggggtggcggcgaggcagGACGCGAGCAAGGCGGGGGTGGCCCTGAGCTTCCTTGCAGAGATGGCTGAAAAGCATCAGGAGCTGCCACGCAACATCGTCATTTCCAAGGTACTGTACACGTGGTGCACACCGAAACTGGTGGAGTCTGGCGTCCGCCTCGTAGAAATTCTTCTGTGCAGCCGGGCGAAGCTGCCGGAGGCCTTCCTCGTGGCATTCgacgagcgcgtcgccgctgtggccCTCCGGCTTGCCATACAGGCACCGGTAGTCGATGTCGCACTGTTTCGACGCATCTTGGACGCTCTTCCGGCAGACGCTTTCAAGCGTCGCGTTTTCCATCCCCTCTTtgtgcactgccgcagcgtcgctgaCGTGCCGCTGTGCTTTGAGTTCTTCGACATGGCCCGTTCAAAGGAGCTGGAGATGTGGGACAACGACTACAACGAAGTTCTTCGCAcgatcgccgccgcccgggACAAGGCTGCTGTAACGACCGCCGAGGCAGCCGAGCGCACGAACCTTGTCCTGGATGAGATGGCGCGGCATCACCCTGTTCTGGGGGCTGCAAACGCGCAGCTGGTTCGTGAGCTGCTCGGCGGTACTGTGGCGCCGGTCAGCGATGACGGTGTCTGCTCTAACTGCGGTGCACAGCTGCAGAGCTTTGACCTATCTCCCGAAAACcgcgcggtgctggtgcatGACCTTGTCGAGAAGCTCGTCAAGCCGCGGTTACAGGGCTGCAGCCGCTACGAGCCAGACACGGAGGTCTCAGAGGACACTGTCTGTCAGCGGTGGAGAGAGTTCGAGGAGTTCAAGGCGGCTGCCGCAAAGATGTCGTACGACACGGTCATCGATGGCGCGAATGTAGGTTATTACGGGCTAAATAGCTGGTACACCGAAGCCAAGGATGCGCTGTTGCGTTCCCGCGGTATCGAC
Proteins encoded in this window:
- a CDS encoding conserved hypothetical protein (previous protein_id=AAZ14729.1), producing the protein MPSMSRSLHTHNGAPAAKRPRREPAPDISAHVSDITEVKSLVAENNAQSRPKLRLNQRDFLNHAFDALGVAARQDASKAGVALSFLAEMAEKHQELPRNIVISKVLYTWCTPKLVESGVRLVEILLCSRAKLPEAFLVAFDERVAAVALRLAIQAPVVDVALFRRILDALPADAFKRRVFHPLFVHCRSVADVPLCFEFFDMARSKELEMWDNDYNEVLRTIAAARDKAAVTTAEAAERTNLVLDEMARHHPVLGAANAQLVRELLGGTVAPVSDDGVCSNCGAQLQSFDLSPENRAVLVHDLVEKLVKPRLQGCSRYEPDTEVSEDTVCQRWREFEEFKAAAAKMSYDTVIDGANVGYYGLNSWYTEAKDALLRSRGIDPSSVPSADRFSVPFPVDVAPKFSLIEDMRTAAERRGKKAVIVLHNRHLAQPTPENATYAARWRNMGALLPSPAFLNDDYCWLYAVLTRQDSCIISNDQMRDHYFTVLQPRFFVRWRQRHRITYKALYNKSARAATLRIHLPRAYSVWVQACGAASQRHWHIPYIASIDVIHQATNQTIMTSADVDLGKDGDDQCTDWICTRQGS